One genomic segment of Equus przewalskii isolate Varuska chromosome 13, EquPr2, whole genome shotgun sequence includes these proteins:
- the PWWP2A gene encoding PWWP domain-containing protein 2A isoform X5: MAAVAAEAAATAASPGEGGAGEAEPEMEPIPGSEAGTDPLPVTATEASVPDGEADGQQSSPQADEPPLPPPPPPPGELARSPEAVGPELEAEEKLPARVLEPAAAAPQEGPDPPPSPAPSPEQPLAPEERPDPPLPQPAAPALVPPAGGDSAVSQLIPGSEVRVTLDHIIEDALVVSFRLGEKLFSGVLMDLSKRFGPHGIPVTVFPKREYKDKPEAMQLQSNTFQEGTEVQREASGAVPGDPSPVPPPEPSLAESLWTSKPPPLFHEGAPYPPPLFIRDTYNQSIPQPPPRKIKRPKRKMYREEPTSIMNAIKLRPRQVLCDKCKNSVVAEKKEIRKGSSASDSSKYEDKKRRNESVTTVNKKLKTDHKVDGKNQNESQKRNAVVKVSNIAHSRGRVVKVSAQANTSKAQLSTKKVLQSKNMDHAKAREVLKIAKEKAQKKQSETSTSKNAHSKVHFTRRYQNPSSGSLPPRVRLKPQRYRNEENDSSLKTGLEKMRSGKMAPKPQSRCTSTRSAAQRH; the protein is encoded by the exons atGGCGGCCGTGGCTGCAGAGGCGGCAGCGACTGCAGCGTCCCCCGGGGAGGGGGGCGCCGGCGAGGCTGAGCCGGAGATGGAGCCCATCCCCGGCAGCGAGGCCGGCACGGACCCCCTCCCGGTCACGGCCACTGAAGCATCGGTGCCTGACGGCGAGGCCGACGGCCAACAGTCCTCTCCTCAGGCCGACGAGCCGCCGCtcccgccaccgccgccgccgccgggggaGCTCGCCCGCAGCCCCGAGGCGGTGGGGCCGGAGCTGGAGGCTGAGGAGAAGCTGCCCGCCCGGGTGCTGGAGCCGGCGGCAGCCGCGCCTCAGGAAGGGCCCGACCCTCCGCCTTCCCCTGCCCCGTCGCCGGAGCAGCCCCTGGCTCCCGAGGAGCGCCCGGACCCGCCGCTGCCCCAGCCCGCAGCCCCGGCGCTCGTGCCGCCGGCGGGCGGGGACTCCGCGGTGTCGCAACTCATCCCCGGCTCGGAGGTGCGGGTCACGCTGGATCACATCATTGAGGACGCGCTCGTCGTGTCGTTCCGCCTCGGGGAAAAGCTCTTCTCCGGGGTCCTCATGGATCTGTCCAAAAG gtTTGGGCCCCATGGGATCCCTGTGACAGTATTTCCCAAAAGGGAATATAAGGATAAACCCGAAGCCATGCAGCTCCAAAGTAATACATTCCAAGAAGGGACAGAAGTCCAGCGTGAAGCGAGTGGTGCTGTTCCTGGGGATCCCTCTCCTGTCCCGCCTCCTGAGCCGAGCTTGGCTGAAAGCCTGTGGACTTCCAAACCACCTCCTCTCTTCCACGAAGGAGCACCTTATCCTCCCCCTTTGTTTATCAGGGACACATATAACCAATCAATACCTCAGCCACCTCCTCGGAAAATTAAACGACCCAAACGAAAGATGTACAGGGAAGAACCTACTTCAATAATGAATGCTATTAAACTACGGCCCAGGCAAGTCCTGTGTGACAAATGTAAAAACAGTGTTGTtgctgaaaaaaaggaaattagaaaaggtAGTAGTGCAAGTGACTCTTCtaaatatgaagataaaaaaCGGAGAAATGAAAGCGTAACTACTGtgaacaaaaaactgaaaactgacCATAAAGTGGATgggaaaaaccaaaatgaaagccAGAAAAGAAACGCTGTGGTTAAGGTTTCAAATATTGCTCACAGCAGAGGCAGAGTAGTCAAAGTTTCTGCTCAGGCCAACACATCAAAAGCTCAGTTAAGTACTAAAAAAGTGCTCCAGAGTAAGAACATGGATCATGCAAAAGCTCGGGAAGTGTTGAAAATTGCCAAAGAAAAGGCACAAAAGAAGCAAAGTGAAACCTCTACGTCCAAAAATGCACATTCAAAAGTCCATTTCACACGCCGCTATCAGAATCCTAGCTCAGGTTCCCTTCCACCCCGGGTTCGTTTAAAACCACAAAGGTacaggaatgaagaaaatgactCCTCTCTGAAGACAGGACTTGAGAAAATGCGGAGTGGCAAGATGGCACCCAAGCCCCAGTCTCGCTGCACCTCTACCCGCTCAGCAG
- the PWWP2A gene encoding PWWP domain-containing protein 2A isoform X3, giving the protein MAAVAAEAAATAASPGEGGAGEAEPEMEPIPGSEAGTDPLPVTATEASVPDGEADGQQSSPQADEPPLPPPPPPPGELARSPEAVGPELEAEEKLPARVLEPAAAAPQEGPDPPPSPAPSPEQPLAPEERPDPPLPQPAAPALVPPAGGDSAVSQLIPGSEVRVTLDHIIEDALVVSFRLGEKLFSGVLMDLSKRFGPHGIPVTVFPKREYKDKPEAMQLQSNTFQEGTEVQREASGAVPGDPSPVPPPEPSLAESLWTSKPPPLFHEGAPYPPPLFIRDTYNQSIPQPPPRKIKRPKRKMYREEPTSIMNAIKLRPRQVLCDKCKNSVVAEKKEIRKGSSASDSSKYEDKKRRNESVTTVNKKLKTDHKVDGKNQNESQKRNAVVKVSNIAHSRGRVVKVSAQANTSKAQLSTKKVLQSKNMDHAKAREVLKIAKEKAQKKQSETSTSKNAHSKVHFTRRYQNPSSGSLPPRVRLKPQRYRNEENDSSLKTGLEKMRSGKMAPKPQSRCTSTRSAGLNKWQLLHQTVTSAAAPLQCLTDHCGFRLGALKLTVKRAAQRH; this is encoded by the exons atGGCGGCCGTGGCTGCAGAGGCGGCAGCGACTGCAGCGTCCCCCGGGGAGGGGGGCGCCGGCGAGGCTGAGCCGGAGATGGAGCCCATCCCCGGCAGCGAGGCCGGCACGGACCCCCTCCCGGTCACGGCCACTGAAGCATCGGTGCCTGACGGCGAGGCCGACGGCCAACAGTCCTCTCCTCAGGCCGACGAGCCGCCGCtcccgccaccgccgccgccgccgggggaGCTCGCCCGCAGCCCCGAGGCGGTGGGGCCGGAGCTGGAGGCTGAGGAGAAGCTGCCCGCCCGGGTGCTGGAGCCGGCGGCAGCCGCGCCTCAGGAAGGGCCCGACCCTCCGCCTTCCCCTGCCCCGTCGCCGGAGCAGCCCCTGGCTCCCGAGGAGCGCCCGGACCCGCCGCTGCCCCAGCCCGCAGCCCCGGCGCTCGTGCCGCCGGCGGGCGGGGACTCCGCGGTGTCGCAACTCATCCCCGGCTCGGAGGTGCGGGTCACGCTGGATCACATCATTGAGGACGCGCTCGTCGTGTCGTTCCGCCTCGGGGAAAAGCTCTTCTCCGGGGTCCTCATGGATCTGTCCAAAAG gtTTGGGCCCCATGGGATCCCTGTGACAGTATTTCCCAAAAGGGAATATAAGGATAAACCCGAAGCCATGCAGCTCCAAAGTAATACATTCCAAGAAGGGACAGAAGTCCAGCGTGAAGCGAGTGGTGCTGTTCCTGGGGATCCCTCTCCTGTCCCGCCTCCTGAGCCGAGCTTGGCTGAAAGCCTGTGGACTTCCAAACCACCTCCTCTCTTCCACGAAGGAGCACCTTATCCTCCCCCTTTGTTTATCAGGGACACATATAACCAATCAATACCTCAGCCACCTCCTCGGAAAATTAAACGACCCAAACGAAAGATGTACAGGGAAGAACCTACTTCAATAATGAATGCTATTAAACTACGGCCCAGGCAAGTCCTGTGTGACAAATGTAAAAACAGTGTTGTtgctgaaaaaaaggaaattagaaaaggtAGTAGTGCAAGTGACTCTTCtaaatatgaagataaaaaaCGGAGAAATGAAAGCGTAACTACTGtgaacaaaaaactgaaaactgacCATAAAGTGGATgggaaaaaccaaaatgaaagccAGAAAAGAAACGCTGTGGTTAAGGTTTCAAATATTGCTCACAGCAGAGGCAGAGTAGTCAAAGTTTCTGCTCAGGCCAACACATCAAAAGCTCAGTTAAGTACTAAAAAAGTGCTCCAGAGTAAGAACATGGATCATGCAAAAGCTCGGGAAGTGTTGAAAATTGCCAAAGAAAAGGCACAAAAGAAGCAAAGTGAAACCTCTACGTCCAAAAATGCACATTCAAAAGTCCATTTCACACGCCGCTATCAGAATCCTAGCTCAGGTTCCCTTCCACCCCGGGTTCGTTTAAAACCACAAAGGTacaggaatgaagaaaatgactCCTCTCTGAAGACAGGACTTGAGAAAATGCGGAGTGGCAAGATGGCACCCAAGCCCCAGTCTCGCTGCACCTCTACCCGCTCAGCAG
- the PWWP2A gene encoding PWWP domain-containing protein 2A isoform X1: protein MAAVAAEAAATAASPGEGGAGEAEPEMEPIPGSEAGTDPLPVTATEASVPDGEADGQQSSPQADEPPLPPPPPPPGELARSPEAVGPELEAEEKLPARVLEPAAAAPQEGPDPPPSPAPSPEQPLAPEERPDPPLPQPAAPALVPPAGGDSAVSQLIPGSEVRVTLDHIIEDALVVSFRLGEKLFSGVLMDLSKRFGPHGIPVTVFPKREYKDKPEAMQLQSNTFQEGTEVQREASGAVPGDPSPVPPPEPSLAESLWTSKPPPLFHEGAPYPPPLFIRDTYNQSIPQPPPRKIKRPKRKMYREEPTSIMNAIKLRPRQVLCDKCKNSVVAEKKEIRKGSSASDSSKYEDKKRRNESVTTVNKKLKTDHKVDGKNQNESQKRNAVVKVSNIAHSRGRVVKVSAQANTSKAQLSTKKVLQSKNMDHAKAREVLKIAKEKAQKKQSETSTSKNAHSKVHFTRRYQNPSSGSLPPRVRLKPQRYRNEENDSSLKTGLEKMRSGKMAPKPQSRCTSTRSAGEAPSENQSPSDGPEEASCEVQDTNEVLVPGEQEEPQTLGKKGSKSNISVYMTLNQKKSDSSSASVCSIDSTDDLKSSNSECSSSESFDFPPGSRHAPSTSSTSSSSKEEKKLSNSLKMKVFSKNVSKCVTPDGRTICVGDIVWAKIYGFPWWPARILTITVSRKDNGLLVRQEARISWFGSPTTSFLALSQLSPFLENFQSRFNKKRKGLYRKAITEAAKAAKQLTPEVRALLTQFET from the exons atGGCGGCCGTGGCTGCAGAGGCGGCAGCGACTGCAGCGTCCCCCGGGGAGGGGGGCGCCGGCGAGGCTGAGCCGGAGATGGAGCCCATCCCCGGCAGCGAGGCCGGCACGGACCCCCTCCCGGTCACGGCCACTGAAGCATCGGTGCCTGACGGCGAGGCCGACGGCCAACAGTCCTCTCCTCAGGCCGACGAGCCGCCGCtcccgccaccgccgccgccgccgggggaGCTCGCCCGCAGCCCCGAGGCGGTGGGGCCGGAGCTGGAGGCTGAGGAGAAGCTGCCCGCCCGGGTGCTGGAGCCGGCGGCAGCCGCGCCTCAGGAAGGGCCCGACCCTCCGCCTTCCCCTGCCCCGTCGCCGGAGCAGCCCCTGGCTCCCGAGGAGCGCCCGGACCCGCCGCTGCCCCAGCCCGCAGCCCCGGCGCTCGTGCCGCCGGCGGGCGGGGACTCCGCGGTGTCGCAACTCATCCCCGGCTCGGAGGTGCGGGTCACGCTGGATCACATCATTGAGGACGCGCTCGTCGTGTCGTTCCGCCTCGGGGAAAAGCTCTTCTCCGGGGTCCTCATGGATCTGTCCAAAAG gtTTGGGCCCCATGGGATCCCTGTGACAGTATTTCCCAAAAGGGAATATAAGGATAAACCCGAAGCCATGCAGCTCCAAAGTAATACATTCCAAGAAGGGACAGAAGTCCAGCGTGAAGCGAGTGGTGCTGTTCCTGGGGATCCCTCTCCTGTCCCGCCTCCTGAGCCGAGCTTGGCTGAAAGCCTGTGGACTTCCAAACCACCTCCTCTCTTCCACGAAGGAGCACCTTATCCTCCCCCTTTGTTTATCAGGGACACATATAACCAATCAATACCTCAGCCACCTCCTCGGAAAATTAAACGACCCAAACGAAAGATGTACAGGGAAGAACCTACTTCAATAATGAATGCTATTAAACTACGGCCCAGGCAAGTCCTGTGTGACAAATGTAAAAACAGTGTTGTtgctgaaaaaaaggaaattagaaaaggtAGTAGTGCAAGTGACTCTTCtaaatatgaagataaaaaaCGGAGAAATGAAAGCGTAACTACTGtgaacaaaaaactgaaaactgacCATAAAGTGGATgggaaaaaccaaaatgaaagccAGAAAAGAAACGCTGTGGTTAAGGTTTCAAATATTGCTCACAGCAGAGGCAGAGTAGTCAAAGTTTCTGCTCAGGCCAACACATCAAAAGCTCAGTTAAGTACTAAAAAAGTGCTCCAGAGTAAGAACATGGATCATGCAAAAGCTCGGGAAGTGTTGAAAATTGCCAAAGAAAAGGCACAAAAGAAGCAAAGTGAAACCTCTACGTCCAAAAATGCACATTCAAAAGTCCATTTCACACGCCGCTATCAGAATCCTAGCTCAGGTTCCCTTCCACCCCGGGTTCGTTTAAAACCACAAAGGTacaggaatgaagaaaatgactCCTCTCTGAAGACAGGACTTGAGAAAATGCGGAGTGGCAAGATGGCACCCAAGCCCCAGTCTCGCTGCACCTCTACCCGCTCAGCAGGTGAGGCCCCTTCAGAAAATCAGAGTCCCTCAGACGGCCCTGAAGAGGCCAGCTGTGAGGTTCAGGACACAAACGAAGTGCTTGTGCCTGGTGAGCAGGAGGAACCACAGACACTGGGCAAAAAGGGCAGCAAAAGCAATATCTCTGTTTACATGACCCTAAATCAAAAGAAATCTGACTCTTCCAGTGCTTCAGTGTGTAGCATTGATAGCACAGATGATCTGAAATCCTCCAACTCTGAGTGTAGTTCTTCTGAAAGCTTTGATTTTCCTCCAGGCAGTAGGCATGCACCTTCcacctcctccacttcctcctcttcaaaggaagagaaaaagctcAGTAATTCCTTGAAAATGAAAGTCTTTTCCAAAAACGTCTCTAAATGCGTCACACCAGATGGCAGGACCATATGTGTAGGGGACATTGTTTGGGCCAAGATATATGGCTTCCCTTGGTGGCCAGCCCGTATTCTTACTATAACTGTGAGCCGGAAAGATAACGGCCTTTTAGTTCGACAGGAGGCCCGTATTTCATGGTTTGGGTCTCCAACAACGTCTTTCCTTGCTCTTTCGCAACTCTCCCCCTTTTTAGAAAACTTCCAGTCACGCTTTAATAAGAAGAGAAAGGGCCTGTATCGCAAGGCTATCACAGAGGCAGCTAAGGCTGCCAAGCAGCTGACCCCTGAAGTGCGGGCTCTGTTGACACAGTTTGAAACGTGA
- the PWWP2A gene encoding PWWP domain-containing protein 2A isoform X2 — MLLNQTEVKASDCVRIWISNLQKEGAKRFGPHGIPVTVFPKREYKDKPEAMQLQSNTFQEGTEVQREASGAVPGDPSPVPPPEPSLAESLWTSKPPPLFHEGAPYPPPLFIRDTYNQSIPQPPPRKIKRPKRKMYREEPTSIMNAIKLRPRQVLCDKCKNSVVAEKKEIRKGSSASDSSKYEDKKRRNESVTTVNKKLKTDHKVDGKNQNESQKRNAVVKVSNIAHSRGRVVKVSAQANTSKAQLSTKKVLQSKNMDHAKAREVLKIAKEKAQKKQSETSTSKNAHSKVHFTRRYQNPSSGSLPPRVRLKPQRYRNEENDSSLKTGLEKMRSGKMAPKPQSRCTSTRSAGEAPSENQSPSDGPEEASCEVQDTNEVLVPGEQEEPQTLGKKGSKSNISVYMTLNQKKSDSSSASVCSIDSTDDLKSSNSECSSSESFDFPPGSRHAPSTSSTSSSSKEEKKLSNSLKMKVFSKNVSKCVTPDGRTICVGDIVWAKIYGFPWWPARILTITVSRKDNGLLVRQEARISWFGSPTTSFLALSQLSPFLENFQSRFNKKRKGLYRKAITEAAKAAKQLTPEVRALLTQFET, encoded by the exons ATGCTATTGAATCAAACAGAAGTGAAGGCCAGTGACTGTGTGAGAATCTGGATTTCAAATCTGCAAAAGGAAGGTGCAAAAAG gtTTGGGCCCCATGGGATCCCTGTGACAGTATTTCCCAAAAGGGAATATAAGGATAAACCCGAAGCCATGCAGCTCCAAAGTAATACATTCCAAGAAGGGACAGAAGTCCAGCGTGAAGCGAGTGGTGCTGTTCCTGGGGATCCCTCTCCTGTCCCGCCTCCTGAGCCGAGCTTGGCTGAAAGCCTGTGGACTTCCAAACCACCTCCTCTCTTCCACGAAGGAGCACCTTATCCTCCCCCTTTGTTTATCAGGGACACATATAACCAATCAATACCTCAGCCACCTCCTCGGAAAATTAAACGACCCAAACGAAAGATGTACAGGGAAGAACCTACTTCAATAATGAATGCTATTAAACTACGGCCCAGGCAAGTCCTGTGTGACAAATGTAAAAACAGTGTTGTtgctgaaaaaaaggaaattagaaaaggtAGTAGTGCAAGTGACTCTTCtaaatatgaagataaaaaaCGGAGAAATGAAAGCGTAACTACTGtgaacaaaaaactgaaaactgacCATAAAGTGGATgggaaaaaccaaaatgaaagccAGAAAAGAAACGCTGTGGTTAAGGTTTCAAATATTGCTCACAGCAGAGGCAGAGTAGTCAAAGTTTCTGCTCAGGCCAACACATCAAAAGCTCAGTTAAGTACTAAAAAAGTGCTCCAGAGTAAGAACATGGATCATGCAAAAGCTCGGGAAGTGTTGAAAATTGCCAAAGAAAAGGCACAAAAGAAGCAAAGTGAAACCTCTACGTCCAAAAATGCACATTCAAAAGTCCATTTCACACGCCGCTATCAGAATCCTAGCTCAGGTTCCCTTCCACCCCGGGTTCGTTTAAAACCACAAAGGTacaggaatgaagaaaatgactCCTCTCTGAAGACAGGACTTGAGAAAATGCGGAGTGGCAAGATGGCACCCAAGCCCCAGTCTCGCTGCACCTCTACCCGCTCAGCAGGTGAGGCCCCTTCAGAAAATCAGAGTCCCTCAGACGGCCCTGAAGAGGCCAGCTGTGAGGTTCAGGACACAAACGAAGTGCTTGTGCCTGGTGAGCAGGAGGAACCACAGACACTGGGCAAAAAGGGCAGCAAAAGCAATATCTCTGTTTACATGACCCTAAATCAAAAGAAATCTGACTCTTCCAGTGCTTCAGTGTGTAGCATTGATAGCACAGATGATCTGAAATCCTCCAACTCTGAGTGTAGTTCTTCTGAAAGCTTTGATTTTCCTCCAGGCAGTAGGCATGCACCTTCcacctcctccacttcctcctcttcaaaggaagagaaaaagctcAGTAATTCCTTGAAAATGAAAGTCTTTTCCAAAAACGTCTCTAAATGCGTCACACCAGATGGCAGGACCATATGTGTAGGGGACATTGTTTGGGCCAAGATATATGGCTTCCCTTGGTGGCCAGCCCGTATTCTTACTATAACTGTGAGCCGGAAAGATAACGGCCTTTTAGTTCGACAGGAGGCCCGTATTTCATGGTTTGGGTCTCCAACAACGTCTTTCCTTGCTCTTTCGCAACTCTCCCCCTTTTTAGAAAACTTCCAGTCACGCTTTAATAAGAAGAGAAAGGGCCTGTATCGCAAGGCTATCACAGAGGCAGCTAAGGCTGCCAAGCAGCTGACCCCTGAAGTGCGGGCTCTGTTGACACAGTTTGAAACGTGA
- the PWWP2A gene encoding PWWP domain-containing protein 2A isoform X4 — protein MQLQSNTFQEGTEVQREASGAVPGDPSPVPPPEPSLAESLWTSKPPPLFHEGAPYPPPLFIRDTYNQSIPQPPPRKIKRPKRKMYREEPTSIMNAIKLRPRQVLCDKCKNSVVAEKKEIRKGSSASDSSKYEDKKRRNESVTTVNKKLKTDHKVDGKNQNESQKRNAVVKVSNIAHSRGRVVKVSAQANTSKAQLSTKKVLQSKNMDHAKAREVLKIAKEKAQKKQSETSTSKNAHSKVHFTRRYQNPSSGSLPPRVRLKPQRYRNEENDSSLKTGLEKMRSGKMAPKPQSRCTSTRSAGEAPSENQSPSDGPEEASCEVQDTNEVLVPGEQEEPQTLGKKGSKSNISVYMTLNQKKSDSSSASVCSIDSTDDLKSSNSECSSSESFDFPPGSRHAPSTSSTSSSSKEEKKLSNSLKMKVFSKNVSKCVTPDGRTICVGDIVWAKIYGFPWWPARILTITVSRKDNGLLVRQEARISWFGSPTTSFLALSQLSPFLENFQSRFNKKRKGLYRKAITEAAKAAKQLTPEVRALLTQFET, from the coding sequence ATGCAGCTCCAAAGTAATACATTCCAAGAAGGGACAGAAGTCCAGCGTGAAGCGAGTGGTGCTGTTCCTGGGGATCCCTCTCCTGTCCCGCCTCCTGAGCCGAGCTTGGCTGAAAGCCTGTGGACTTCCAAACCACCTCCTCTCTTCCACGAAGGAGCACCTTATCCTCCCCCTTTGTTTATCAGGGACACATATAACCAATCAATACCTCAGCCACCTCCTCGGAAAATTAAACGACCCAAACGAAAGATGTACAGGGAAGAACCTACTTCAATAATGAATGCTATTAAACTACGGCCCAGGCAAGTCCTGTGTGACAAATGTAAAAACAGTGTTGTtgctgaaaaaaaggaaattagaaaaggtAGTAGTGCAAGTGACTCTTCtaaatatgaagataaaaaaCGGAGAAATGAAAGCGTAACTACTGtgaacaaaaaactgaaaactgacCATAAAGTGGATgggaaaaaccaaaatgaaagccAGAAAAGAAACGCTGTGGTTAAGGTTTCAAATATTGCTCACAGCAGAGGCAGAGTAGTCAAAGTTTCTGCTCAGGCCAACACATCAAAAGCTCAGTTAAGTACTAAAAAAGTGCTCCAGAGTAAGAACATGGATCATGCAAAAGCTCGGGAAGTGTTGAAAATTGCCAAAGAAAAGGCACAAAAGAAGCAAAGTGAAACCTCTACGTCCAAAAATGCACATTCAAAAGTCCATTTCACACGCCGCTATCAGAATCCTAGCTCAGGTTCCCTTCCACCCCGGGTTCGTTTAAAACCACAAAGGTacaggaatgaagaaaatgactCCTCTCTGAAGACAGGACTTGAGAAAATGCGGAGTGGCAAGATGGCACCCAAGCCCCAGTCTCGCTGCACCTCTACCCGCTCAGCAGGTGAGGCCCCTTCAGAAAATCAGAGTCCCTCAGACGGCCCTGAAGAGGCCAGCTGTGAGGTTCAGGACACAAACGAAGTGCTTGTGCCTGGTGAGCAGGAGGAACCACAGACACTGGGCAAAAAGGGCAGCAAAAGCAATATCTCTGTTTACATGACCCTAAATCAAAAGAAATCTGACTCTTCCAGTGCTTCAGTGTGTAGCATTGATAGCACAGATGATCTGAAATCCTCCAACTCTGAGTGTAGTTCTTCTGAAAGCTTTGATTTTCCTCCAGGCAGTAGGCATGCACCTTCcacctcctccacttcctcctcttcaaaggaagagaaaaagctcAGTAATTCCTTGAAAATGAAAGTCTTTTCCAAAAACGTCTCTAAATGCGTCACACCAGATGGCAGGACCATATGTGTAGGGGACATTGTTTGGGCCAAGATATATGGCTTCCCTTGGTGGCCAGCCCGTATTCTTACTATAACTGTGAGCCGGAAAGATAACGGCCTTTTAGTTCGACAGGAGGCCCGTATTTCATGGTTTGGGTCTCCAACAACGTCTTTCCTTGCTCTTTCGCAACTCTCCCCCTTTTTAGAAAACTTCCAGTCACGCTTTAATAAGAAGAGAAAGGGCCTGTATCGCAAGGCTATCACAGAGGCAGCTAAGGCTGCCAAGCAGCTGACCCCTGAAGTGCGGGCTCTGTTGACACAGTTTGAAACGTGA